The following DNA comes from Methanomassiliicoccales archaeon LGM-DZ1.
GCGACAGGAAGAGGCCCGGGACCGACAGGAGGTCCGTCGAGATCTCCAAGCTCATCTCCGAGGCCCTGAGCTCCGTCGTCATGACCGAGCTCTACCCGCGCGCCTCCATCGACGTGTACATCGAGATCCTCCAGGCCAACGCCGGGACCAGGTGCGCCGGGCTCTCGGCCGCCTCGGTCGCGCTCGCGGACGCCGGGATCCCCATGAGGGACCTGATCCCCGCCATCGCCTGCGGCAAGGCCGACGGCCACGTCGTCCTCGACCTCAACAAGGAGGAGGACAACTACGGGCAGGCCGATGTCCCCCTGGCCATCATACCCAGCACCGACGAGATCGTCCTGCTGCAGATGGACGGGAACATGACCCGCGAGGAGCTCGACAGGGGCCTCGACATGGCGTTCGGCGCCGCCCATGAGCTCAACGCCATCCAGAGGGATGCCCTCAAGCGCAAATACACCGAGAAAGCGTCCAAGGAGGCGTCCGAATGAGCAACTACATCGTATCCCAGATCAAGAGGGACCACCTCATGAACCTGCTCGCCGAGGGCAGGAGGGCGGACGGCAGGCAGCTCGACGAGGTCAGGAAGATCTCCGTCGAGACCGGCATCATCGCCTCGGCCGAGGGCTCCGCCAAGGTCAGCCTCGGCGACACGACGGTCATCGCCGGCGTGAAGATCATCCCCGGAGCGCCCTACATGGACGCCCCCGGAGACGGAGTCATCACCACCGGGGCCGAGCTCATCCCGATGGCCCACGAGTCGTTCGAGTCCGGGCCCCCCTCGGAGGACGCCATCGAGTTGGCCCGCGTGGTCGACCGCGGCATCCGCGAGTCCGGCATGATCGACGTCAAGCAGCTGTGCATCAAGAAGGGGGAGGAGATCTGGATGATCTACATCGACATCTACGCCCTCGACTTCGACGGCAACCTGTTCGACGCCTGCAACCTGGCGGCGGTCATGGCCCTCAAGACGGCGACCGTCCCCTGGAAGCAGTACGGGAAGAGCAGGACGGACGACGACGGCAATGTGACCGAGATGGAGGACTGCCCCCTGCCGATCACCTGCACGCCCATCTCCGTCACCGAATGCAAAATAGGCAATGATTTAATAGTAGACCCTAATTTCGACGAGGAAGCCATTTCTTCAGCCCGTCTAACCGTCACGACCGACGATAACGGCAACTTCAGGGCCATGCAGAAAGGCGGAAAGGGATCGATCACCCGCGGTGACCTCTCGCTCTGCCTCGACAGGGCCGTCGAGATTGGCAGACAGATCAGAAAGATCATCGGGTGATTAGAATGTCCAAGAGAACCGAGAAAGCAGGAACCTCCGGAAGGTTCGGAGCCAGGTACGGAGTCGTCGTGCGCAACAGGGTCAAGACCATCGAGGCCCACCAGAAAGCCAGGCATGAGTGCCCCGAGTGCCACCACATGTCCGTCACCAGGGTAGCGTCCGGCATCTGGCAGTGCAGGCACTGCGGCAACAAGTTCGCGGCCGCGGCCTACAGCCCCAGGACCAAGAAGACCACCGACGCCCTCGTCGCCGCCAAGGCCGCGAAGGCTGCCGAAGCGAAAGCGGCCCCCTCCGCGGAGCCCGCCGCTGCGGCCGAGTGAAACTGACCGGCGGTCGAAATGTACAGATGCGCCAAGTGCAACGAGCCCATCAGGAACATGACCGCGATCGGGCTCCAGTGCGACAAGTGCGGCTCCAGGATCTTCATCAAGGAGAGACCCAACTCCAAGAAGACCCTGAAATCCGACTGATATGCCGGAAGCGGTCCTGAGGATATCGGGCGCCGGTGCGGCCGTTTCGGCCGCGGCGCTCGCTCCGGAGGTCCACCGGGACCTCTCCCGGACGCATGCCGAGATCAGGGAGGAGAACGGGGAGACCGTCCTCGCGATCGAAGCGTCCGATACGTCCGCCGTCCGCGCGGCGCTCAACTCTTTTCTTGAATGCGTCGCAGTCACCGACAGCATCGCTAAACTGACCGAGGAATCAAAATGAACGGAATAAGCCCCC
Coding sequences within:
- the rrp41 gene encoding exosome complex exonuclease Rrp41; the encoded protein is MSGHTDMVLVNDDGIRIDGRRCDEKRPIKIEAGVLKNADGSCYLEIGKNKVLCAVYGPRECRPKHMQDPTKAVIQVRYNMQAYSVSDRKRPGTDRRSVEISKLISEALSSVVMTELYPRASIDVYIEILQANAGTRCAGLSAASVALADAGIPMRDLIPAIACGKADGHVVLDLNKEEDNYGQADVPLAIIPSTDEIVLLQMDGNMTREELDRGLDMAFGAAHELNAIQRDALKRKYTEKASKEASE
- the rrp42 gene encoding exosome complex protein Rrp42, giving the protein MSNYIVSQIKRDHLMNLLAEGRRADGRQLDEVRKISVETGIIASAEGSAKVSLGDTTVIAGVKIIPGAPYMDAPGDGVITTGAELIPMAHESFESGPPSEDAIELARVVDRGIRESGMIDVKQLCIKKGEEIWMIYIDIYALDFDGNLFDACNLAAVMALKTATVPWKQYGKSRTDDDGNVTEMEDCPLPITCTPISVTECKIGNDLIVDPNFDEEAISSARLTVTTDDNGNFRAMQKGGKGSITRGDLSLCLDRAVEIGRQIRKIIG
- a CDS encoding 50S ribosomal protein L37ae, with amino-acid sequence MSKRTEKAGTSGRFGARYGVVVRNRVKTIEAHQKARHECPECHHMSVTRVASGIWQCRHCGNKFAAAAYSPRTKKTTDALVAAKAAKAAEAKAAPSAEPAAAAE
- a CDS encoding DNA-directed RNA polymerase subunit P; translated protein: MYRCAKCNEPIRNMTAIGLQCDKCGSRIFIKERPNSKKTLKSD
- a CDS encoding KEOPS complex subunit Pcc1 — its product is MPEAVLRISGAGAAVSAAALAPEVHRDLSRTHAEIREENGETVLAIEASDTSAVRAALNSFLECVAVTDSIAKLTEESK